From one Catellatospora sp. IY07-71 genomic stretch:
- a CDS encoding Lrp/AsnC family transcriptional regulator has product MTGNPVLDAIDAAILRELQNDARISNKDLAARVNVAASTCLERVRALQRRGVLAGFHAEADPAALGRPLQAYIAVRVRPHNRDVVEPFIRFVLDLPETLALSHIAGPDDFLVHVAVRDAAHLQRLLLDGFTSRREVAHLETQLIFQHLRKWDISPI; this is encoded by the coding sequence ATGACCGGAAACCCCGTGCTTGATGCGATCGACGCGGCGATCCTGCGGGAGTTGCAGAACGATGCGCGGATCTCGAACAAGGACCTGGCGGCGCGGGTGAACGTCGCCGCGTCGACGTGCCTGGAGCGGGTGCGGGCGCTGCAGCGGCGCGGGGTGCTGGCCGGGTTCCACGCCGAGGCCGACCCGGCTGCGCTGGGGCGGCCGCTGCAGGCGTACATCGCGGTGCGGGTGCGGCCGCACAACCGGGACGTGGTGGAGCCGTTCATCCGGTTCGTGCTGGACCTGCCCGAGACGCTGGCGCTGAGTCACATCGCGGGACCGGACGACTTCCTCGTGCACGTCGCCGTGCGCGACGCGGCCCACCTGCAGCGCCTGTTGCTGGACGGATTCACCTCCCGCCGCGAGGTGGCCCACCTGGAGACCCAGCTGATCTTCCAGCACCTCCGGAAATGGGACATATCGCCGATCTGA
- a CDS encoding glycosyltransferase family 2 protein: MLTRPEDVDGHASTVVSPPYPPAGDGALLTWRESLTAPPIMRSRERRAGRDDAAAGGQPRRQTVSLIIPTLNEAENIPWVLERIPSIVDEVIIVDGHSSDDTVKVARAVRPDVVVVNQRFRGKGDAVRVALAAATSDLIVMIDADGSMEPSEIYRFVTPLMNGYDLVKGSRYLAGGGSEDLTLLRRLGNSVLVWMTNMMFLVRFTDLCYGFCSFRRDCVPALALTAHGFEIETELIVRALKADLRIAEVPSTELQRRRGTSNLRTFRDGQRVLRTLLRERIIRKPRPVVDPIDQRVLQEWRTVAGDVCLAQASGHPLEERSLL; the protein is encoded by the coding sequence ATGCTCACCCGCCCTGAAGACGTCGACGGCCACGCGAGCACCGTGGTCAGCCCGCCGTATCCACCGGCCGGCGACGGCGCACTGCTCACCTGGCGCGAAAGCCTGACCGCGCCGCCCATCATGCGCTCGCGCGAGCGGCGGGCCGGCCGGGACGACGCCGCGGCCGGCGGCCAGCCCCGGCGACAGACCGTCAGCCTGATCATCCCGACCCTCAACGAGGCGGAGAACATCCCCTGGGTGCTCGAGCGCATCCCCTCGATCGTCGACGAGGTGATCATCGTCGACGGGCATTCCTCCGACGACACCGTCAAGGTCGCCCGAGCCGTCCGCCCGGACGTCGTCGTGGTCAATCAGCGCTTCCGCGGCAAGGGCGACGCCGTACGCGTCGCCCTCGCCGCCGCGACGTCCGACCTCATCGTGATGATCGACGCCGACGGCAGCATGGAGCCCTCCGAGATCTACCGCTTCGTGACCCCGCTGATGAACGGCTACGACCTCGTGAAGGGCTCGCGGTACCTGGCCGGCGGCGGATCGGAGGACCTCACCCTCCTGCGGCGGCTGGGCAACTCGGTGCTCGTCTGGATGACGAACATGATGTTCCTCGTCCGCTTCACCGACCTGTGCTACGGCTTCTGCTCGTTCCGCCGGGACTGCGTGCCGGCGCTGGCCCTCACCGCGCACGGCTTCGAGATCGAGACGGAACTCATCGTGCGCGCGCTGAAGGCCGACCTGCGCATCGCCGAGGTGCCCAGCACCGAGCTGCAGCGGCGGCGCGGCACCTCCAACCTGCGCACGTTCCGCGACGGGCAGCGGGTGCTCCGCACGCTGCTGCGTGAGCGCATCATCCGCAAGCCGCGGCCCGTCGTGGACCCGATCGACCAGCGCGTGCTGCAGGAGTGGCGGACGGTGGCCGGCGACGTGTGCCTCGCGCAGGCGTCGGGCCACCCGCTGGAGGAGAGGAGCCTCCTGTGA
- a CDS encoding glycosyltransferase produces the protein MSDTALAYGGGVLAEHEPAPTTTVVICVYTEQRWPQIVRAVDSVLVQDTPADQIVVVVDHNAPLLERARAAFPGVTVVPSAGPAGLSGARNTGVAYARGDVVAFLDDDAAAEPDWLARMLRHYREPTVVAVGGRAEPAWDGARPRWLPPEFDWVIGCSYTGQPVEVAPVRNVIGCNMSFRRAVLADGDRFDPALGRVGRVPVGCEETELCIRIRQRHPDSVILYDPGALVHHRVTADRATWSYFRRRCFAEGRSKAVVARLVGSGAGLAAERAYTRQALPRGVRQGVRQARAGDRGGLLRAGAIVAGLLVTAWGYATGRALRASRAGTAPPEPSSTAPAAPGLGAAQPVRMLAVELCDGVPELPDGRGPGGGRYAAARVLVRLHGEPLGLLDLELPPGGLAARLHEEAIRQRLGAAIDEHLRADGLPPLDALTPGLAALRGIGAACPARQAPSGPNPFVSVVMPTCGRTPHLARSLGSLSVLDYPNYEIVIVDNAPHVAGTARLVREHAARDARVRYAAEPRAGVTHARNRGLAEARGEIVAYVDDDVTVDPGWLRALAGGFADARVAAVTGDVLASELETPAQVWIEQYGGFGKGCRRRRFDRAGFETAEPAGVTRVAAAPGSLYPYLPGSYGSGANMAFRTEVLRGLGGFDPRLGSRGPVRTGEDIDVLLRTVLSGHTLAYEPAALVWHAHRRELRDLRRSLFHYGVGLSAVMVKCLARDTAGRRDLLRRLPRGIAYALLPRSGKNGHKRGGYPASLTLLELAGMALGPVYYAASAWSARREGR, from the coding sequence GTGTCTGACACCGCGCTCGCGTACGGCGGCGGCGTCCTGGCCGAGCACGAGCCCGCGCCCACCACCACCGTCGTCATCTGCGTCTACACCGAGCAGCGGTGGCCGCAGATCGTGCGCGCCGTCGACTCGGTGCTCGTCCAGGACACCCCGGCCGACCAGATCGTGGTGGTCGTGGACCACAACGCGCCACTGCTGGAACGGGCGCGGGCGGCCTTCCCCGGGGTGACCGTGGTGCCGAGCGCCGGGCCGGCCGGGCTGTCCGGAGCGCGCAACACCGGCGTGGCGTACGCGCGCGGGGACGTCGTCGCGTTCCTCGACGACGACGCCGCGGCGGAGCCGGACTGGCTGGCCCGCATGCTGCGGCACTACCGGGAGCCCACCGTGGTCGCGGTGGGCGGCCGGGCCGAGCCGGCGTGGGACGGGGCGCGGCCGCGCTGGCTGCCGCCCGAGTTCGACTGGGTGATCGGGTGCAGCTACACCGGCCAGCCGGTCGAGGTCGCGCCGGTCCGCAACGTCATCGGCTGCAACATGTCGTTCCGGCGGGCCGTCCTGGCCGACGGTGACAGGTTCGACCCGGCGCTCGGCCGGGTCGGCCGGGTCCCGGTCGGTTGCGAGGAGACCGAGCTGTGCATCCGGATCCGGCAGCGGCACCCCGACAGCGTGATCCTCTACGACCCCGGCGCGCTGGTGCACCACCGGGTCACCGCGGACCGTGCCACGTGGAGCTACTTCCGCCGCCGCTGCTTCGCCGAGGGCCGGTCGAAGGCCGTCGTCGCCCGCCTGGTCGGCAGCGGGGCGGGACTCGCGGCGGAGCGGGCGTACACCCGCCAGGCCCTGCCGCGCGGGGTCCGCCAGGGCGTGCGGCAGGCGCGCGCAGGAGACCGCGGCGGGTTGCTGCGGGCGGGCGCGATCGTCGCCGGGCTGCTGGTCACCGCCTGGGGCTACGCGACGGGGCGGGCACTTCGGGCCAGCCGGGCCGGCACCGCGCCGCCGGAGCCGAGCAGCACCGCGCCGGCGGCGCCCGGTCTCGGCGCGGCGCAGCCGGTGCGCATGCTGGCGGTCGAGCTGTGCGACGGCGTGCCGGAGCTGCCCGACGGCCGTGGTCCGGGGGGCGGGAGGTACGCCGCCGCGCGGGTGCTGGTGCGGCTGCACGGCGAGCCACTGGGCCTGCTGGACCTGGAGCTGCCGCCGGGCGGGCTGGCCGCGCGGCTGCATGAGGAGGCGATCAGGCAGCGGCTCGGGGCCGCGATCGACGAGCACCTGCGGGCGGACGGCCTGCCGCCGCTCGATGCGCTCACACCCGGCCTGGCCGCCCTCCGCGGGATCGGCGCGGCCTGCCCGGCCCGCCAGGCGCCGTCCGGGCCAAACCCGTTCGTCAGCGTGGTCATGCCCACCTGCGGGCGCACGCCGCACCTGGCGCGCTCGCTCGGCTCGCTCTCCGTCCTGGACTACCCGAACTACGAGATCGTCATCGTGGACAACGCCCCCCACGTGGCGGGGACGGCGCGGCTCGTCCGGGAGCACGCCGCGCGCGACGCCCGGGTGCGCTACGCCGCCGAGCCCCGCGCGGGCGTCACCCACGCGCGCAACCGGGGGCTGGCCGAGGCCCGGGGCGAGATCGTCGCGTACGTCGACGACGACGTGACCGTGGACCCGGGCTGGCTGCGTGCCCTGGCCGGCGGCTTCGCCGACGCGCGGGTCGCCGCGGTGACCGGGGACGTGCTCGCGAGCGAGCTGGAGACCCCGGCCCAGGTGTGGATCGAGCAGTACGGCGGGTTCGGCAAGGGCTGCCGCCGCCGGAGGTTCGACCGGGCCGGGTTCGAGACGGCCGAGCCGGCCGGGGTAACCCGGGTGGCCGCCGCGCCCGGCTCGCTCTACCCGTACCTGCCGGGTTCGTACGGCTCCGGGGCGAACATGGCCTTCCGCACCGAGGTCCTGCGCGGGCTCGGCGGGTTCGATCCGCGGCTCGGCTCACGCGGCCCGGTCCGCACGGGCGAGGACATCGACGTGCTCCTGCGCACGGTGCTGAGCGGGCACACGCTGGCGTACGAGCCCGCCGCGCTCGTCTGGCACGCGCACCGGCGCGAGCTGCGCGACCTGCGCCGTTCGCTGTTCCACTACGGCGTCGGCCTGAGCGCCGTCATGGTCAAGTGCCTGGCCCGGGACACCGCCGGGCGGCGCGACCTGCTGCGGCGGCTGCCCCGCGGGATCGCGTACGCGCTGCTGCCGCGATCGGGCAAGAACGGCCACAAGCGCGGCGGGTATCCCGCGTCGCTGACCCTGCTCGAACTCGCCGGGATGGCGCTGGGCCCGGTGTACTACGCCGCGTCGGCGTGGTCGGCCAGGCGGGAGGGCCGATGA
- a CDS encoding lipopolysaccharide biosynthesis protein: MRPTETAGAPGGVPTLRTVAPGVPLVSRLRRHLLEPLNGNVYALTLNTVVSSVLGIAYWALAARLYSPREVGVGTAMVSTMMFLSNLSQLNLNGALARFLPAAGPHRGRLVGYAYGLSYLAALLVSGGFLLVAPLVSDELGFLARTPLLAAAFVLAVAAWGVFTLQDSVLTALRGTIWVPVENTAYGVAKILLLVLLAGSLPGLGIFVSWNVAVVVALVPVNILVFRRLLPRLRALRQPGSLPGRGMLARFVALDYVGYLFMQAGTNALPVIVTARLGAEANGVFYVGWLLGTSLELVALHFGTSLTVAGSGDEPRLAGYARQLLRRGFALFTPAAVLLYACAPLLLAFFGARYAEAGSSVLRLFAIAVLPKLVVVVYVAACRVQRRVGRIVLVQASSSALVVSLAWLTMGELGATGVGVAYLTGQLAVAAMVLPSLLRLLRTAS, translated from the coding sequence GTGCGCCCCACGGAGACCGCGGGCGCGCCCGGCGGCGTACCCACCCTGCGGACCGTCGCGCCGGGCGTCCCGCTCGTCTCGCGGCTGCGCCGACATCTACTCGAGCCGCTCAACGGCAACGTGTACGCGCTTACCCTCAACACCGTGGTCAGCTCGGTGCTGGGCATCGCCTACTGGGCGCTCGCGGCACGGCTGTACTCGCCCCGCGAGGTGGGCGTCGGGACGGCGATGGTCTCGACGATGATGTTCCTCAGCAACCTGTCCCAGCTGAACCTCAACGGCGCGCTGGCCCGTTTCCTGCCCGCCGCGGGCCCGCATCGCGGCCGGCTGGTCGGGTACGCCTACGGCCTGAGCTACCTCGCCGCGCTCCTCGTCAGCGGCGGCTTCCTGCTCGTCGCCCCGCTCGTCTCGGACGAGCTCGGGTTCCTGGCCCGCACGCCGCTGCTCGCCGCCGCGTTCGTCCTGGCCGTCGCGGCGTGGGGCGTGTTCACCCTGCAGGACAGCGTGCTCACCGCGCTGCGCGGGACCATCTGGGTGCCGGTGGAGAACACGGCGTACGGCGTCGCCAAGATCCTGCTGCTGGTGCTGCTGGCCGGTTCCCTGCCGGGCCTGGGGATCTTCGTGTCGTGGAACGTGGCGGTCGTCGTCGCGCTCGTGCCGGTCAACATCCTGGTCTTCCGGCGGCTGCTGCCGCGGCTGCGCGCGCTGCGGCAGCCGGGCTCGCTGCCCGGCCGCGGCATGCTGGCCCGATTCGTCGCACTGGACTACGTCGGTTACCTGTTCATGCAGGCGGGTACGAACGCGCTGCCGGTCATCGTGACCGCGCGGCTGGGCGCGGAGGCCAACGGCGTCTTCTACGTCGGCTGGCTGCTGGGCACCTCGCTGGAGCTGGTCGCGCTCCACTTCGGCACGTCGCTCACCGTGGCCGGGTCCGGCGACGAGCCGCGGCTGGCCGGGTACGCCCGGCAGCTGCTGCGCCGCGGGTTCGCGCTGTTCACCCCCGCCGCCGTGCTGCTGTACGCCTGCGCGCCGCTGCTGCTGGCCTTCTTCGGCGCGCGGTACGCCGAGGCCGGCTCGTCGGTGCTGCGGCTGTTCGCGATCGCGGTGCTGCCGAAGCTGGTCGTGGTCGTGTACGTCGCCGCGTGCCGGGTGCAGCGCCGGGTAGGCCGCATCGTGCTCGTCCAGGCGTCGTCGAGCGCCCTGGTCGTGTCGCTGGCGTGGCTCACCATGGGCGAACTCGGAGCCACGGGCGTCGGCGTCGCCTACCTCACCGGCCAGCTCGCCGTCGCGGCCATGGTCCTGCCGTCGCTGCTGCGCCTGCTGCGGACGGCGTCGTGA
- a CDS encoding type II CAAX prenyl endopeptidase Rce1 family protein produces the protein MTSRSATSVLAPPAPPAPPEPAVSPVLGRVLLAEYLVALAALELLRTVYVPGAVAGFAFLALALCARLPLVGEQAAALLPVLVAVPVTRVVTEAVPGAASPARAAVAALAICVAVAAAVRACPRDWLRLRGDAGWAEHAAVMLAGVPLGLLVHLLAPDLLAVTEGFPVLPAVALAALVGLAAEVLFRGLLIPALAGVVGRWDVVVAAVIYAITFVSYGTPTASAALAVALVLGWARRRTGSVAGVIGAYAVVMPLTVLVCRFVTES, from the coding sequence GTGACCTCTCGTAGCGCGACGTCCGTCCTGGCCCCGCCGGCCCCGCCGGCCCCGCCGGAGCCCGCGGTGTCCCCGGTGCTCGGCCGGGTGCTGCTGGCCGAATACCTGGTGGCGCTCGCGGCGCTCGAACTGCTGCGCACGGTGTACGTGCCGGGTGCGGTGGCGGGCTTCGCGTTCCTCGCGCTCGCCCTGTGCGCCCGGCTCCCCCTCGTCGGCGAGCAGGCCGCGGCGCTGCTGCCGGTGCTGGTGGCCGTCCCCGTCACCCGGGTGGTGACGGAGGCCGTGCCGGGCGCGGCGTCGCCCGCGCGGGCGGCCGTCGCCGCGCTGGCCATCTGCGTCGCCGTCGCGGCGGCCGTGCGCGCCTGCCCCCGGGACTGGCTGCGGCTACGCGGCGACGCCGGCTGGGCTGAGCACGCCGCCGTCATGCTGGCCGGCGTCCCGCTGGGGCTGCTCGTCCACCTGCTGGCGCCGGACCTGCTCGCGGTGACCGAAGGCTTCCCGGTCCTGCCGGCCGTCGCCCTGGCCGCGCTGGTCGGGCTCGCCGCCGAGGTGCTGTTCCGCGGCCTGCTCATCCCGGCCCTGGCCGGGGTCGTCGGCCGCTGGGACGTGGTCGTCGCGGCGGTGATCTACGCGATCACGTTCGTCTCGTACGGCACGCCGACGGCCTCGGCCGCGCTCGCCGTGGCGCTCGTGCTCGGCTGGGCCCGGCGGCGCACCGGCTCGGTGGCCGGGGTCATCGGCGCGTATGCGGTGGTCATGCCGCTCACCGTGCTGGTGTGCCGGTTCGTCACCGAAAGCTGA
- a CDS encoding polysaccharide deacetylase family protein produces MSAGRIRTAVPVLCYHSVSDDAHDGELRWSVSPNDFDEQMALLRERGRTPLTVTGYTTMLRAALPLPPRPVLVTFDDGYADLATAALPVLRRYAIPATAYVVTARVGAARTRGSGPVVSWEQLAELHANGMEIGSHSHTHRALDCLRRGELRREVSLSKLALEDGLQEQVSSFAYPYGYHSPAVRREVRAAGYSSACGVKNALSHEADDLYAVARVLIERDLGAAGLDTLLDGRGWPPAWRRERLRTRVWRVYRQARHFAGTAHTAPQADARRVP; encoded by the coding sequence ATGAGCGCCGGGCGGATCCGGACGGCCGTGCCCGTCCTCTGCTACCACAGCGTCAGCGACGACGCCCACGACGGCGAGCTGCGCTGGTCGGTGTCGCCGAACGACTTCGACGAGCAGATGGCGCTGCTGCGGGAGCGCGGGCGCACGCCGCTGACGGTGACCGGGTACACCACAATGCTGCGCGCGGCCCTGCCGCTGCCGCCGCGGCCGGTGCTGGTCACCTTCGACGACGGGTACGCCGACCTGGCGACCGCCGCCCTGCCGGTGCTGCGCCGCTACGCCATACCGGCGACGGCGTACGTGGTCACCGCGCGAGTGGGCGCCGCCCGGACCCGGGGCTCCGGCCCCGTCGTCAGCTGGGAGCAGCTCGCGGAGCTGCACGCGAACGGGATGGAGATCGGGTCGCACAGCCACACCCACCGGGCGCTGGACTGCCTGCGGCGCGGCGAGCTGCGCCGGGAGGTGTCGCTCAGCAAGCTGGCGCTGGAGGACGGGCTGCAGGAGCAGGTGTCGTCGTTCGCGTACCCGTACGGCTACCACAGCCCGGCCGTGCGCCGGGAGGTGCGCGCGGCGGGCTACAGCTCGGCGTGCGGGGTCAAGAACGCGCTGAGCCACGAGGCGGACGACCTGTACGCCGTCGCGCGGGTGCTCATCGAGCGCGACCTGGGCGCGGCGGGGCTCGACACGCTGCTCGACGGGCGCGGGTGGCCGCCCGCGTGGCGCCGCGAGCGCCTGCGCACGCGGGTCTGGCGGGTGTACCGGCAGGCCCGGCACTTCGCGGGCACGGCCCACACCGCCCCGCAGGCCGACGCCCGGAGGGTGCCTTGA
- a CDS encoding phosphotransferase family protein, giving the protein MTVSWRAARMRLHEQRTRWLHRAERTWAGAVAAQLVGGSVAGRGRAWHTEAVAFTATSVAVVMVASPGSPQRFVVKIPWTAEGTRRLRRQARVLADLHRDPRLHRLRPLIPRCAEQGEFDGRYYCVEEALPGMPGGAAALRSARLATLLESAVCLISDLHARTSEVTRLDDATIEAWVDRPLRRLDAYAATRPRGDRLRHGVRRLHEEIVGALSGRSVRTSLIHGDFWPGNLLVGSGADVTGVVDWDHAAARQLPLHDLLHLHVLTHRLAHGAELGDVVLRALRHGISDALDVPAQRVGTWLDGIPQRPAVLLYWLRHIRLFIDSEGHHDNPRWLRGNVERVLVSV; this is encoded by the coding sequence ATGACCGTGTCGTGGCGCGCCGCGCGCATGCGGCTGCACGAGCAGCGCACCCGCTGGCTGCACCGGGCCGAGCGGACGTGGGCCGGGGCCGTCGCCGCACAGCTCGTCGGCGGCAGCGTGGCCGGCCGCGGCCGGGCCTGGCACACCGAGGCGGTCGCGTTCACGGCGACCTCGGTCGCCGTCGTGATGGTCGCCAGCCCGGGCTCGCCGCAGCGGTTCGTGGTGAAGATCCCCTGGACCGCCGAGGGCACCCGGCGCCTGCGCCGCCAGGCCCGGGTCCTCGCGGACCTGCACCGCGATCCCCGGCTGCACCGCCTGCGGCCGCTCATCCCGCGCTGCGCCGAGCAGGGCGAGTTCGACGGCCGGTACTACTGCGTGGAGGAGGCGCTGCCGGGGATGCCGGGCGGCGCGGCCGCGCTGCGCTCCGCCCGGCTCGCGACGCTGCTCGAGTCGGCGGTATGCCTCATCAGCGACCTGCACGCCCGGACCAGCGAGGTGACGCGGCTCGACGACGCCACCATCGAGGCGTGGGTGGACCGGCCGCTGCGGCGGCTCGACGCCTACGCGGCCACCCGGCCCCGCGGCGACCGCCTCCGGCACGGCGTACGGCGCCTGCACGAGGAGATCGTGGGAGCCCTGTCCGGCCGTTCCGTGCGCACGTCCCTGATCCACGGCGACTTCTGGCCCGGCAACCTGCTCGTGGGCAGCGGGGCCGACGTCACCGGCGTCGTGGACTGGGACCATGCCGCGGCCCGGCAGCTGCCCCTGCACGACCTGCTGCACCTGCACGTGCTCACCCACCGGCTGGCGCACGGCGCCGAGCTCGGCGACGTGGTGCTCCGCGCGCTGCGCCACGGCATCAGCGACGCGCTCGACGTCCCGGCCCAGCGGGTCGGCACCTGGCTGGACGGCATCCCGCAACGGCCCGCCGTCCTCCTCTACTGGCTACGCCACATCCGCCTGTTCATCGACTCGGAGGGTCACCATGACAACCCGCGCTGGCTTCGCGGCAACGTCGAACGCGTCCTCGTCAGTGTCTGA
- the pdxS gene encoding pyridoxal 5'-phosphate synthase lyase subunit PdxS — protein MSATESVNVPVTGTARVKRGMAEMLKGGAIMDVVTPEQAKIAEDAGAVAVMALERVPADIRAQGGVSRMSDPDMIDGIINAVSIPVMAKARIGHFVEAQVLQALGVDYVDESEVLTPADYANHIDKWQFTVPFVCGATNLGEALRRITEGAAMIRSKGEAGTGDVSNATTHMRKIRAEIKKLTTLPADELYVAAKELQAPYELVKEVAETGKLPVVLFTAGGIATPADAAMMMQLGAEGVFVGSGIFKSGNPAQRAEAIVKATTFYDDPDVLAKVSRGLGEAMVGINVDEIPQPHRLAERGW, from the coding sequence ATGTCTGCAACCGAGTCTGTGAACGTACCGGTGACCGGCACCGCCCGCGTGAAGCGCGGCATGGCCGAGATGCTCAAGGGCGGCGCGATCATGGACGTCGTCACCCCGGAGCAGGCGAAGATCGCCGAGGACGCGGGCGCCGTCGCCGTCATGGCGCTGGAGCGCGTGCCGGCCGACATCCGCGCCCAGGGCGGCGTCTCCCGGATGAGCGACCCGGACATGATCGACGGCATCATCAACGCGGTCTCCATCCCGGTCATGGCCAAGGCCCGCATCGGCCACTTCGTCGAGGCCCAGGTGCTGCAGGCGCTCGGCGTCGACTACGTGGACGAGTCCGAGGTGCTCACCCCGGCCGACTACGCCAACCACATCGACAAGTGGCAGTTCACCGTGCCGTTCGTGTGCGGCGCGACCAACCTCGGCGAGGCGCTGCGCCGGATCACCGAGGGTGCGGCCATGATCCGCTCCAAGGGCGAGGCCGGCACCGGTGACGTGTCCAACGCGACCACCCACATGCGGAAGATCCGCGCCGAGATCAAGAAGCTGACCACGCTGCCCGCCGACGAGCTCTACGTCGCCGCCAAGGAGCTGCAGGCGCCGTACGAGCTGGTCAAGGAGGTCGCGGAGACCGGCAAGCTGCCGGTCGTGCTGTTCACCGCGGGCGGCATCGCCACCCCGGCCGACGCCGCGATGATGATGCAGCTCGGCGCCGAGGGCGTGTTCGTCGGCTCTGGCATCTTCAAGTCGGGCAACCCGGCACAGCGCGCCGAGGCGATCGTGAAGGCCACCACCTTCTACGACGACCCGGACGTGCTCGCCAAGGTCTCCCGTGGCCTGGGCGAGGCCATGGTCGGCATCAACGTCGACGAGATCCCGCAGCCGCACCGCCTGGCCGAGCGCGGCTGGTGA
- a CDS encoding GNAT family N-acetyltransferase has product MTAPTVPHSRRGRFGGQGRAYTVTSPVPAGVWQEVLASAPQVLASQTPEWLRCVCAVGGFEDATRLYETADGRRLVLPLARRAVLGRMILSEASMPFGWGPAGLVGESGVVLPEDVRMVFGDLAAHRALRVWLRPEPAAAATWEEGRPPWTVRRPAMAQSLSLAGGFDEVWRTRFRRDTRNRVNRAERAGVVVERDDTGRLVPVFQRLYAMSVERWARHEGQPVALAQWRASLREPASKLRTVAERLGARCRVYAGFVDGQPAAAIVVLFTATTAMYWRGAMNEDLAGRTYANYLLHRTAIQDAAEAGCASYHMGDSRPGSPLALFKSRFGAVEQHYASYWLERLPVASLTERARRRAGVALQQLRGRR; this is encoded by the coding sequence GTGACCGCCCCGACCGTGCCGCACTCGCGCCGTGGGCGGTTCGGCGGCCAGGGCCGCGCCTACACGGTGACCAGCCCGGTGCCCGCCGGGGTCTGGCAGGAGGTGCTCGCCTCCGCCCCGCAGGTGCTGGCGAGCCAGACACCAGAGTGGCTGCGGTGCGTCTGCGCCGTCGGCGGGTTCGAGGACGCGACCCGCCTCTACGAGACCGCCGACGGCAGGCGCCTGGTGCTCCCGCTCGCGCGGCGCGCCGTGCTCGGCCGGATGATCCTGAGCGAGGCCTCGATGCCCTTCGGCTGGGGACCGGCGGGCCTGGTCGGCGAATCGGGAGTGGTGCTCCCTGAAGACGTCCGCATGGTCTTCGGGGACCTCGCCGCGCACCGCGCGCTGCGGGTCTGGCTCCGCCCGGAGCCCGCCGCCGCGGCGACGTGGGAGGAGGGCAGGCCGCCCTGGACGGTGCGCCGGCCCGCGATGGCGCAGAGCCTCTCCCTCGCGGGCGGCTTCGACGAGGTGTGGCGCACCCGCTTCCGCCGCGACACCCGCAACCGGGTCAACCGGGCCGAGCGGGCCGGGGTCGTCGTCGAACGCGACGACACCGGCCGGCTCGTGCCGGTCTTCCAGCGGCTCTATGCCATGTCGGTCGAGCGGTGGGCCCGCCACGAGGGCCAGCCCGTGGCGCTGGCCCAGTGGCGGGCCTCGCTGCGGGAGCCCGCGAGCAAGCTGCGGACGGTCGCGGAGCGGCTCGGCGCGCGATGCCGGGTGTACGCCGGGTTCGTCGACGGCCAACCGGCCGCCGCGATCGTCGTGCTGTTCACGGCCACCACGGCCATGTACTGGCGCGGGGCCATGAACGAGGACCTGGCCGGCCGGACCTACGCCAACTACCTGCTGCACCGCACCGCCATCCAGGACGCGGCCGAGGCCGGCTGCGCGTCGTACCACATGGGGGACTCGCGGCCCGGATCGCCGCTGGCGCTCTTCAAGAGCCGCTTCGGCGCGGTGGAGCAGCACTACGCGAGCTACTGGCTCGAGCGGCTCCCGGTCGCCTCGCTCACCGAGCGCGCGCGCCGCCGTGCCGGTGTCGCCCTCCAGCAGCTGCGCGGGCGGAGGTAG